In Megalobrama amblycephala isolate DHTTF-2021 linkage group LG10, ASM1881202v1, whole genome shotgun sequence, one DNA window encodes the following:
- the LOC125276481 gene encoding interferon-induced, double-stranded RNA-activated protein kinase-like isoform X1 produces the protein MESLSRNFISLLNEYQQRTKCTVEYEEGSKEGPDHNKTFTMRAIINGQRYPDGTGKTKKEAKQSAAKNALDGIKITHNTESAASSVQNISNNMTISHQNYICWLNEYSQKSKLVFKARETTKRDPGNSTQLCTYVCKYVCGDREFPEAYGKNKKEAKEAAASRVYEELFKTQNAEVLDENSNRAQRSEVAACSTSLDRLSVSAADESQSSTTDHNYIAYLNDFCQKKKRVRYFILVEKRGPPHNPEFVYKVVIDGKEYPEGQGKSSKEAKQHAAQNAWSEIRDQISWTTQSPEDDTSSQTPETFKPEDARLSSNSSAETPMAISAPVSQLDVKPKIKLAANFLQSPNGLAQGKEKSAKPSGGQTSNQAIKSRFLEDFDSINPIGIGSFGRVFKARRKLENKYYAVKIVKSREKACREVDALSRLNNANIVRYYTAWEEDKAYIHKSSGSSNFSDSGSGSGTKFLYIQMELCEGDTLRAWIAERNFTNKHFPERKADASRISRQVLTAVEYIHSKGLIHRDLKPANIMFSSEGGVKVGDFGLVTVAENDERLLERTIDTGSPLYMAPEQVTKSYDKKVDIYALGLIYFELLRKFDTMAEKDKIWHDVRIRNFPTDFSQQYRFEAMLVRRMLSPSPGDRPNATDLIKKMQYYLETDKDIKMF, from the exons ATGGAGTCTCTGTCAAGGAATTTTATTTCGCTGCTAAACGAGTACCAGCAGAGGACTAAGTGCACCGTGGAGTATGAGGAGGGATCCAAAGAGGGACCGGATCATAATAAAAC CTTCACTATGAGGGCGATTATAAATGGTCAGCGGTATCCTGATGGCACTGGGAAAACCAAGAAGGAGGCAAAGCAAAGTGCTGCCAAGAACGCCCTTGATGGCATAAAGATCACTCACAATACTGAATCT GCGGCATCATCTGTTCAGAACATTTCCAACAACATGACTATATCTCATCAGAATTACATATGTTGGCTCAATGAATATTCACAGAAGAGCAAGTTAGTATTCAAGGCCCGTGAGACCACTAAGAGGGATCCAGGAAACTCTACTCA ATTGTGTACTTATGTCTGTAAGTATGTTTGCGGTGATAGAGAGTTTCCAGAGGCTTATGGAAAAAATAAGAAGGAAGCCAAAGAGGCAGCAGCTTCCCGTGTTTATGAAGagctattcaaaacacaaaatgcagag gTCCTTGACGAGAACAGCAATAGAGCACAGAGGTCAGAGGTTGCAGCTTGTAG CACTAGCCTGGACCGTTTGAGTGTAAGTGCTGCTGATGAATCTCAAAGCTCCACGACTGACCACAACTACATTGCGTATCTCAATGACTTCtgccagaaaaaaaaacgtGTACGTTATTTCATATTAGTGGAGAAAAGAGGCCCTCCTCACAACCCAGA GTTTGTGTATAAAGTTGTCATAGACGGGAAGGAATACCCCGAAGGACAAGGAAAGAGCTCAAAAGAGGCGAAGCAACATGCTGCTCAGAACGCTTGGAGTGAAATTCGTGATCAGATAAGCTGGACCACACAG AGTCCTGAAGATGACACCTCTTCACAAACCCCAGAGACATT TAAACCTGAGGATGCACGACTCTCATCAAACAGCTCGGCTGAAACTCCCATGGCCATAAGTGCT CCTGTGAGCCAACTGGATGTGAAGCCGAAAATAAA ATTGGCAGCAAATTTTCTTCAGTCACCAAATGGCCTGGCCCAGGGTAAAGAG AAATCAGCAAAGCCATCTGGAGGTCAAACTTCAAACCAAGCTATAAAGTCAAg GTTTTTAGAAGACTTTGACTCAATAAATCCGATTGGCATTGGTTCCTTCGGACGGGTTTTCAAGGCAAGACGAAAACTGGAGAACAAATATTATGCTGTGAAGATAGTGAAGAGTAGAGa AAAAGCTTGTCGTGAGGTTGATGCTTTGTCTCGTTTAAACAACGCCAACATCGTCCGCTACTACACGGCTTGGGAAGAGGACAAGGCGTACATACACAAGTCTTCAGGGAGCAGCAACTTCTCAGA TTCTGGCAGTGGCTCAGGGACAAAGTTCCTTTACATTCAGATGGAGCTTTGTGAGGGAGACACGCTGCGTGCCTGGATTGCTGAAAGGAActttacaaataaacatttcccAGAGAGGAAAGCAGACGCATCACGGATCAGCAGGCAGGTGCTGACGGCTGTGGAGTACATTCACTCTAAAGGCTTGATCCACAGAGACCTGAAG CCTGCAAACATAATGTTTAGCAGTGAGGGAGGAGTAAAGGTTGGAGACTTCGGCCTTGTGACTGTAGCAGAAAATGATGAGCGACTGCTGGAACGGACTATAGACACAGGATCCCCTTTATACATGGCCCCAGAGCAG GTGACTAAATCCTATGACAAAAAGGTGGATATTTACGCTCTAGGTCTCATATACTTTGAGCTTCTCAGGAAATTTGACACGATGGCAGAAAAGGACAAG ATTTGGCATGATGTAAGAATTAGGAATTTTCCAACAGATTTCTCCCAGCAATACAGATTTGAA GCAATGCTCGTAAGGCGAATGTTGAGTCCCAGTCCTGGAGACAGACCAAACGCCACAGA
- the LOC125276481 gene encoding interferon-induced, double-stranded RNA-activated protein kinase-like isoform X2 yields MESLSRNFISLLNEYQQRTKCTVEYEEGSKEGPDHNKTFTMRAIINGQRYPDGTGKTKKEAKQSAAKNALDGIKITHNTESAASSVQNISNNMTISHQNYICWLNEYSQKSKLVFKARETTKRDPGNSTQLCTYVCKYVCGDREFPEAYGKNKKEAKEAAASRVYEELFKTQNAEVLDENSNRAQRSEVAACSLDRLSVSAADESQSSTTDHNYIAYLNDFCQKKKRVRYFILVEKRGPPHNPEFVYKVVIDGKEYPEGQGKSSKEAKQHAAQNAWSEIRDQISWTTQSPEDDTSSQTPETFKPEDARLSSNSSAETPMAISAPVSQLDVKPKIKLAANFLQSPNGLAQGKEKSAKPSGGQTSNQAIKSRFLEDFDSINPIGIGSFGRVFKARRKLENKYYAVKIVKSREKACREVDALSRLNNANIVRYYTAWEEDKAYIHKSSGSSNFSDSGSGSGTKFLYIQMELCEGDTLRAWIAERNFTNKHFPERKADASRISRQVLTAVEYIHSKGLIHRDLKPANIMFSSEGGVKVGDFGLVTVAENDERLLERTIDTGSPLYMAPEQVTKSYDKKVDIYALGLIYFELLRKFDTMAEKDKIWHDVRIRNFPTDFSQQYRFEAMLVRRMLSPSPGDRPNATDLIKKMQYYLETDKDIKMF; encoded by the exons ATGGAGTCTCTGTCAAGGAATTTTATTTCGCTGCTAAACGAGTACCAGCAGAGGACTAAGTGCACCGTGGAGTATGAGGAGGGATCCAAAGAGGGACCGGATCATAATAAAAC CTTCACTATGAGGGCGATTATAAATGGTCAGCGGTATCCTGATGGCACTGGGAAAACCAAGAAGGAGGCAAAGCAAAGTGCTGCCAAGAACGCCCTTGATGGCATAAAGATCACTCACAATACTGAATCT GCGGCATCATCTGTTCAGAACATTTCCAACAACATGACTATATCTCATCAGAATTACATATGTTGGCTCAATGAATATTCACAGAAGAGCAAGTTAGTATTCAAGGCCCGTGAGACCACTAAGAGGGATCCAGGAAACTCTACTCA ATTGTGTACTTATGTCTGTAAGTATGTTTGCGGTGATAGAGAGTTTCCAGAGGCTTATGGAAAAAATAAGAAGGAAGCCAAAGAGGCAGCAGCTTCCCGTGTTTATGAAGagctattcaaaacacaaaatgcagag gTCCTTGACGAGAACAGCAATAGAGCACAGAGGTCAGAGGTTGCAGCTTGTAG CCTGGACCGTTTGAGTGTAAGTGCTGCTGATGAATCTCAAAGCTCCACGACTGACCACAACTACATTGCGTATCTCAATGACTTCtgccagaaaaaaaaacgtGTACGTTATTTCATATTAGTGGAGAAAAGAGGCCCTCCTCACAACCCAGA GTTTGTGTATAAAGTTGTCATAGACGGGAAGGAATACCCCGAAGGACAAGGAAAGAGCTCAAAAGAGGCGAAGCAACATGCTGCTCAGAACGCTTGGAGTGAAATTCGTGATCAGATAAGCTGGACCACACAG AGTCCTGAAGATGACACCTCTTCACAAACCCCAGAGACATT TAAACCTGAGGATGCACGACTCTCATCAAACAGCTCGGCTGAAACTCCCATGGCCATAAGTGCT CCTGTGAGCCAACTGGATGTGAAGCCGAAAATAAA ATTGGCAGCAAATTTTCTTCAGTCACCAAATGGCCTGGCCCAGGGTAAAGAG AAATCAGCAAAGCCATCTGGAGGTCAAACTTCAAACCAAGCTATAAAGTCAAg GTTTTTAGAAGACTTTGACTCAATAAATCCGATTGGCATTGGTTCCTTCGGACGGGTTTTCAAGGCAAGACGAAAACTGGAGAACAAATATTATGCTGTGAAGATAGTGAAGAGTAGAGa AAAAGCTTGTCGTGAGGTTGATGCTTTGTCTCGTTTAAACAACGCCAACATCGTCCGCTACTACACGGCTTGGGAAGAGGACAAGGCGTACATACACAAGTCTTCAGGGAGCAGCAACTTCTCAGA TTCTGGCAGTGGCTCAGGGACAAAGTTCCTTTACATTCAGATGGAGCTTTGTGAGGGAGACACGCTGCGTGCCTGGATTGCTGAAAGGAActttacaaataaacatttcccAGAGAGGAAAGCAGACGCATCACGGATCAGCAGGCAGGTGCTGACGGCTGTGGAGTACATTCACTCTAAAGGCTTGATCCACAGAGACCTGAAG CCTGCAAACATAATGTTTAGCAGTGAGGGAGGAGTAAAGGTTGGAGACTTCGGCCTTGTGACTGTAGCAGAAAATGATGAGCGACTGCTGGAACGGACTATAGACACAGGATCCCCTTTATACATGGCCCCAGAGCAG GTGACTAAATCCTATGACAAAAAGGTGGATATTTACGCTCTAGGTCTCATATACTTTGAGCTTCTCAGGAAATTTGACACGATGGCAGAAAAGGACAAG ATTTGGCATGATGTAAGAATTAGGAATTTTCCAACAGATTTCTCCCAGCAATACAGATTTGAA GCAATGCTCGTAAGGCGAATGTTGAGTCCCAGTCCTGGAGACAGACCAAACGCCACAGA